In the genome of Pongo pygmaeus isolate AG05252 chromosome 9, NHGRI_mPonPyg2-v2.0_pri, whole genome shotgun sequence, one region contains:
- the TMPRSS4 gene encoding transmembrane protease serine 4: MDPDSDQPLNSLDVKPLRKPRTPMETFRKVGIPIIIALLSLASIIIVVVLIKVILDKYYFLCGQPLHFIPRKQLCDGELDCPLGEDEEHCVKSFPEGPAVAVRLSKDRSTLQVLDPATGNWFSACFDNFTEALAETACRQMGYSSKPTFRAVEIGPDQDLDVVEITENSQELHVRNSSGPCLSGSLVSLHCLACGESLKTPRVVGGEEASVDSWPWQVSIQYDKQHVCGGSILDPHWILTAAHCFRKHTDVFNWKVRAGSDQLGSFPSLAVAKIIIIEFNPMYPKDNDIALMKLQFPLTFSGAVRPICLPFFDEELTPATPLWIIGWGFTKQNGGKMSDILLQASVQVIDSIRCNADDAYQGEVTEKMMCAGIPEGGVDTCQGDSGGPLMYQSDQWQVVGIVSWGYGCGGPSTPGVYTKVSAYLNWIYNVWKAKL; encoded by the exons ATGTCAAACCCCTGCGCAAACCCCGTACCCCCATGGAGACCTTCAGAAAGGTGGGGATCCCCATCATCATAGCACTACTGAGCCTGGCGAGTATCATCATTGTGGTTGTCCTCA TCAAGGTGATTCTGGATAAATACTACTTCCTCTGCGGGCAGCCTCTCCACTTCATCCCGAGGAAGCAGCTGTGTGACGGGGAGCTGGACTGTCCCTTGGGGGAGGACGAGGAGCACTGTGTCAAGAGCTTCCCCGAAGGGCCTGCAGTGGCAG TCCGCCTCTCCAAAGACCGATCCACGCTGCAGGTGCTGGACCCGGCCACAGGGAACTGGTTCTCTGCCTGTTTTGACAACTTCACAGAAGCTCTGGCTGAGACAGCCTGTAGGCAGATGGGCTACAGCAG CAAACCCACTTTCAGAGCTGTGGAGATTGGCCCAGACCAGGATCTGGATGTTGTTGAAATCACAGAAAACAGCCAGGAGCTTCACGTGCGGAATTCAAGTGG GCCCTGCCTCTCAGGCTCCCTGGTCTCCCTGCACTGTCTTG CCTGTGGGGAGAGCCTGAAGACCCCCCGTGTGGTGGGCGGGGAGGAGGCCTCTGTGGATTCTTGGCCTTGGCAGGTCAGCATCCAGTATGACAAACAGCACGTCTGTGGAGGGAGCATCCTGGACCCCCACTGGATCCTCACGGCAGCCCACTGCTTCAG GAAACATACCGATGTGTTCAACTGGAAGGTGCGGGCCGGCTCAGACCAACTGGGCAGCTTCCCATCCCTGGCTGTGGCCAAGATCATCATCATTGAATTCAACCCCATGTACCCCAAAGACAATGACATCGCCCTCATGAAGCTGCAGTTCCCACTCACTTTCTCAG GCGCAGTCAGGCCCATCTGTCTGCCCTTCTTTGATGAGGAGCTCACTCCAGCCACCCCACTCTGGATCATTGGATGGGGCTTTACGAAGCAGAATGGAG GGAAGATGTCTGACATACTGCTGCAGGCGTCAGTCCAGGTCATTGACAGCATACGGTGCAATGCAGACGATGCGTACCAGGGGGAAGTCACCGAGAAGATGATGTGTGCAGGCATCCCGGAAGGGGGTGTGGACACCTGCCAG GGTGACAGTGGTGGGCCCCTGATGTACCAATCTGACCAGTGGCAGGTGGTGGGCATCGTTAGCTGGGGCTATGGCTGCGGGGGCCCGAGCACCCCAGGAGTGTACACCAAGGTCTCAGCCTATCTCAACTGGATCTACAATGTCTGGAAG GCTAAGCTGTAA